One segment of Macrotis lagotis isolate mMagLag1 chromosome 1, bilby.v1.9.chrom.fasta, whole genome shotgun sequence DNA contains the following:
- the ATP6V1B1 gene encoding V-type proton ATPase subunit B, kidney isoform: protein MATKVEARASDILATFEAATATREHVQAVTRNYITHPRITYRTVCSVNGPLVVLDNVKFAQYAEIVNFTLPNGTRRSGQVLEVAGTKAIVQVFEGTSGIDAQKTTCEFTGDILRTPVSEDMLGRVFNGSGKPIDQGPVVMAEDFLDINGQPINPHGRIYPEEMIQTGISPIDIMNSIARGQKIPIFSAAGLPHNEIAAQICRQAGLVKKSKDVIDYHEDNFAIVFAAMGVNMETARFFKSDFEQNGTMGNVCLFLNLANDPTIERIITPRLALTTAEFLAYQCEKHVLVILTDMSSYAEALREVSAAREEVPGRRGFPGYMYTDLATIYERAGRVEGRAGSITQIPILTMPNDDITHPIPDLTGFITEGQIYVDRQLHNRQIYPPINVLPSLSRLMKSAIGEDMTRKDHGDVSNQLYACYAIGKDVQAMKAVVGEEALTSEDLLYLEFLQKFEKNFINQGPYENRSVFESLDLGWQLLRIFPKEMLKRIPQNIIEEFYPRDNLHQALPPSPGPTNHDGIADSVL from the exons ctTACAGGACTGTGTGCAGTGTCAATGGGCCCTTGGTCGTTTTGGATAACGTTAAG TTTGCCCAGTATGCTGAGATTGTCAACTTCACCCTTCCAAATGGCACTAGGAGAAGCGGGCAGGTCTTGGAGGTGGCTGGGACCAAGGCCATTGTGCAG GTGTTTGAAGGAACCTCAGGGATCGATGCCCAGAAGACAACCTGTGAGTTTACCGGTGACATCCTCCGGACTCCTGTATCAGAAGACATGCTAG GTCGTGTTTTCAATGGTTCTGGCAAACCCATTGACCAAGGACCAGTGGTCATGGCTGAAGACTTTCTGGACATCAATG GTCAGCCAATCAACCCCCATGGCCGAATCTACCCTGAGGAGATGATCCAAACAGGCATCTCACCTATTGACATCATGAACAGCATCGCCCGAGGCCAGAAGATCCCCATCTTCTCTGCGGCTGGTCTCCCCCACAATGAG ATTGCTGCACAGATTTGTCGCCAGGCAGGGTTGGTGAAGAAGTCCAAGGATGTCATCGATTATCATGAGGACAACTTTGCCATTGTGTTTGCAGCCATGGGG GTAAACATGGAGACTGCCCGATTCTTCAAGTCTGACTTTGAGCAGAATGGCACCATGGGCAATGTCTGTCTGTTCCTGAACTTGGCCAACGACCCCAC CATTGAAAGGATCATCACCCCCCGCCTAGCCCTGACTACAGCTGAGTTCCTTGCCTATCAATGTGAGAAGCACGTGTTAGTCATACTGACAGACATGAGTTCCTATGCAGAGGCCCTGCGAGAG GTCTCAGCTGCCAGGGAGGAAGTACCTGGTCGGCGTGGTTTCCCTGGGTACATGTACACGGATCTGGCCACCATCTATGAGCGGGCAGGCCGAGTGGAAGGCCGGGCAGGTTCCATCACCCAGATCCCCATTCTTACGATGCCCAATGATG ATATCACTCACCCCATCCCTGACCTGACTGGCTTCATTACAGAAGGACAGATCTATGTGGACAGACAACTGCACAACAGACAG ATCTACCCTCCCATCAATGTGCTTCCATCGCTGTCCCGTCTGATGAAGTCTGCCATTGGTGAAGACATGACGAGGAAGGACCACGGCGATGTCTCAAACCAGCTG TATGCTTGCTACGCCATTGGGAAAGATGTCCAGGCCATGAAGGCGGTGGTGGGGGAGGAGGCCTTGACTTCAGAGGACCTGCTGTACCTTGAGTTTCTGCAGAAGTTTGAGAAGAATTTCATCAACCAGG GCCCTTATGAAAATCGCAGTGTGTTTGAGTCCTTGGACCTTGGTTGGCAGCTGCTGCGCATCTTCCCCAAAGAGATGCTCAAACGAATCCCCCAGAACATCATAGAAGAGTTCTATCCTCGAGACAACTTGCACCAGGCTCTGCCCCCCAGTCCAGGCCCCACCAACCATGATGGCATCGCTGACTCAGTTCTCTAG